From Salvelinus sp. IW2-2015 linkage group LG2, ASM291031v2, whole genome shotgun sequence, one genomic window encodes:
- the LOC111972394 gene encoding immunoglobulin superfamily member 3-like: MLSEEEEQGDVDEGNRACVFSIGHDAVFGNGNCSPIEEAGPNSRLQFERTTSDLYSLTIQRARPADAGRYYCHVEEWLLNPRNAWYRLATNNSDVTIVNVIQQVSTLQSVVCSNDSLFYFVFFYPFPIFGILIIAVLLVRYKSRSHSKSQEGKNGAPLLWIKEPHLSYSPTCLDPPVLSLHPGSVD; the protein is encoded by the exons ATGCTCTCTGAGGAGGAAGAACAGGGGGATGTTGACGAGGGAAACCGGGCCTGTGTGTTCTCCATCGGACACGACGCCGTGTTCGGGAACGGGAACTGTAGCCCAATCGARGAGGCGGGGCCTAACTCACGCCTGCAGTTTGAGAGGACGACCTCTGACCTCTACAGTCTGACCATCCAGAGGGCGCGACCCGCTGACGCCGGGCGCTACTACTGTCATGTGGAGGAGTGGCTGCTCAACCCCCGCAACGCCTGGTATCGCCTGGCAACCAACAACTCTGATGTCACCATCGTCAACGTGATCCAGCAGG tcTCCACCCTGCAGTCGGTGGTATGCTCCAACGACTCTCTCTTCTACTTTGTCTTCTTCTACCCGTTCCCCATCTTCGGCATCCTCATCATCGCCGTGCTCCTGGTGCGCTATAAAAGCCGTAGCCACAGCAAGTCCCAGGAGGGCAAGAACGGCGCCCCCTTACTGTGGATCAAAGAACCCCACCTCAGCTACTCCCCCACCTGCCTGGACCCACCCGTCCTCAGCCTGCACCCCGGCTCAGTGGACTAA